One Gadus morhua chromosome 23, gadMor3.0, whole genome shotgun sequence DNA segment encodes these proteins:
- the shha gene encoding sonic hedgehog protein — MLVLSRMLLVVLVCLGLASPGAGCGPGRGYGRRRHPKKLTPLAYKQFIPNVAEKTLGASGRYEGKITRSSERFKELTPNYNTDIIFKDEENTGADRLMTQRCKDKLNSLAISVMNQWPGVKLRVTEGWDEDGHHFEESLHYEGRAVDITTSDRDKSKYGTLSRLAVEAGFDWVYYESKAHIHCSVKAENSVAAKSGGCFPGLASVSLADGGRKYVRDLTPGDSVLAVDDQGTLTVTDFIMFLDKDSATTRLFYVIETETGERLTLTAAHLLFVESNATDARGQMTAVFASAVTAGQKVFVLQEPNDVLTPVTVKRIYRQEHEGSFAPLTARGSLVVDHVLASCYAVVEDQQLAHWAFAPVRFSYWLSGLLHLHVKGAAAHADGVHWYSDVMYRLGRWVLNEHAMHPLGVSRPSS; from the exons ATGCTCGTGCTGAGCAGAATGCTGCTGGTGGTCCTGGTGTGTCTGGGGCTCGCGTCGCCCGGCGCGGGCTGCGGACCGGGAAGGGGCTACGGGAGGCGGCGACATCCCAAGAAGCTGACGCCTCTCGCGTACAAGCAGTTCATACCAAACGTGGCCGAGAAGACGCTGGGCGCGAGCGGAAGATACGAGGGCAAGATCACGCGCAGCTCGGAGCGCTTCAAGGAGCTCACCCCCAACTACAACACGGACATCATCTTCAAGGACGAGGAGAACACCGGGGCGGACCGCCTCATGACTCAG AGATGTAAGGACAAGCTGAACTCCCTCGCCATCTCGGTGATGAACCAGTGGCCCGGGGTGAAGCTGCGGGTGACGGAGGGCTGGGATGAGGACGGACACCACTTCGAGGAGTCCCTGCACTACGAGGGCCGCGCGGTGGACATCACCACGTCCGACCGCGACAAGAGCAAGTACGGCACGCTGTCCCGCCTGGCGGTGGAGGCGGGCTTCGACTGGGTCTATTACGAGTCCAAAGCCCACATCCACTGCTCCGTGAAAGCAG AAAACTCAGTGGCGGCAAAATCCGGGGGCTGTTTCCCGGGCTTGGCGTCCGTGTCCCTCGCCGACGGTGGCCGGAAGTACGTTAGAGACCTCACGCCGGGGGACAGCGTGCTGGCGGTGGACGACCAGGGGACTCTGACGGTCACGGACTTCATCATGTTCCTGGACAAGGACTCGGCCACCACGAGACTCTTCTACGTCATTGAAACGGAGACCGGCGAGCGCCTCACGCTGACGGCGGCGCACCTGCTCTTCGTGGAGAGCAACGCGACGGACGCGCGCGGCCAGATGACGGCGGTGTTCGCGAGCGCCGTGACCGCGGGCCAAAAGGTGTTCGTGTTGCAGGAGCCCAACGACGTCCTCACACCTGTGACCGTTAAGAGGATTTACCGGCAGGAGCATGAGGGCTCATTCGCCCCGCTGACGGCGCGCGGCTCCCTAGTGGTGGACCACGTGCTCGCTTCGTGCTACGCCGTCGTCGAAGACCAACAGCTCGCGCACTGGGCCTTTGCGCCCGTGCGCTTCTCCTATTGGCTGTCCGGGCTGCTTCACCTGCACGTGAAGGGCGCAGCCGCCCACGCGGACGGCGTGCACTGGTACTCAGACGTCATGTACCGTCTCGGGAGGTGGGTGCTGAACGAGCACGCCATGCACCCGCTGGGGGTGTCGAGACCCTCGAGCTGA
- the rbm33a gene encoding RNA-binding protein 33 isoform X2 yields MAANGQGEDLPYQKPGAERSRRRRGEDDDDLDSDLEEDLLEEDWLSAKKNASEASDEELNDDLLQSDDEDIPHLSAQQVSLNATFSLGTAYSQQGQGDYADDVVDLGGKVFQEGAAEGEYVDEFSQGDQVDYGEEMNDGLQGEVLDLQITEPLDGEFQDEDEHYPAAYQQTGSPGGAGAQYHQGSPQEEGLQEPEEEERGVGEQESQEEEDLADSSHLLDQEEGENEMGEDTKEESDEEDEDDEGSGRLRFKSERKDATVVRVADAASKRRNIPETLELSEKAKADLMEFEMQDRQRREGRFGGGWGRGGGRGYGRGNLQGFGGQNFRGRGRMNDQRNPLMGHMGMQHSARLPAPMRPHPHHTQGGSRGQMSFQEHRGGPLGHSPSLQPLMPPHLAHRSPPPQRPQLDSLQQRLLVSPPPSFPQNAPPQPPPGPAPQSKNIHINPHFRGPASTPPAQQAPLTPSVQMQPRPGGAPQRFPGPGDFQQTGPFGQPQRPPPFLEPFRSPVAPPPQEREPFFIGEPRFPGQPMFDQQMTNILLGAGGPQPSHRLPQEQQPPPQGHVTFGQPAPVFNQTGPGPLGLFQREPPRAGIPPQGLGGLNQHGGPPNQPRPFMGPRQPFGQQQNQNLFTPPPFGMQGVLQLPHHDHMASHPPQHHQSQHHQSQHHHQQQQQQHHQQQQQQQHRQDLPPHHHHHPQHHHQQQQQHNHQQQQHQQQQHHHQQQQHHQQQQQQQHQLALSDHRPMIHQGQNPFQGGPRQMTPRHQNPPPRNGPPRQHMNAPTGKQHMQILPQRNSNLRELPVAPGNNNNNITTTTSAGNFNRPGAVPGSNIRPVARATPGPRPAAPVGLGRGRPPVGLATGGDPPATGRTVVRKEVPQDPEEDEETRQYRMKIEEQKCLREQILRRKEIRRQMQAGVRKKELLDRLNAQSPAQLPGPNPDQAPGQSQGVIQGQYQGPPQQQMAPPQPQRQFPFKQQQQQQQQQQQQVHVSPNQGPVFPPHQGPGFPPNPGQGFPPNGVLQVPQLRTPVRPRLQPGMGIAGPSPQRQIQQQQAPPPQQTPQRRNSAQSFQQPQPPQRIMPIQGVSSVGPSPLQSLAMGPKVGVKRTVMQRSRSLAEDDQQLPEKHGRGTEPQGIPEPLTIPSLTQGAHRKVMHAGAMAMQPGRGGGANRVLVAGRGRARWAPGRGRAAQGQQVAESQACTVSIEGLSSSTTDAQLRNLLHSIGPIQMFKMLPHQRKALAKFSNPEHASSFQKSFNRHMIDLSHIDVSLVDG; encoded by the exons TGACCTGGAGGAGGACCTGCTGGAGGAAGACTGGCTTTCTGCCAAAAAG AATGCCTCTGAGGCGTCTGACGAGGAACTGAATGACGACCTTCTGCAAAGTGATGACGAGGACATTCCACACCTAAG CGCACAGCAGGTGAGTCTGAACGCTACCTTCAGTCTGGGGACGGCCTACAGCCAGCAGGGGCAGGGGGACTATGCCGATGACGTGGTTGACCTGGGGGGCAAGGTCTTCCAGGAGGGGGCCGCAGAGGGGGAGTACGTGGACGAGTTCAGCCAGGGCGACCAGGTGGACTACGGAGAGGAGATGAACGACGGCCTCCAGGGCGAAGTTCTGGACCTGCAGATCACCGAGCCCCTGGACGGGGAGTTCCAG GACGAGGACGAGCACTACCCTGCAGCCTACCAGCAGACGGGCTCTccgggcggggccggggcccaGTACCACCAGGGCTCCCCGCAAGAGGAGGGCCTCCAGGAgccggaagaggaggagagaggggtcgGAGAGCAGGAGTCTCAGGAAGAAGAGGACCTGGCTGATAGCTCCCACCTGCTGGACCAAGAGGAG GGCGAGAACGAGATGGGAGAAGATACTAAGGAGGAGtcagacgaggaggacgaggacgacgaaGGGTCTGGTCGTCTGCGCTTCAAGTCTGAGAGGAAGGACGCGACTGTGGTGCGGGTAGCGGACGCCGCGAGCAAGAGGAGAAACATCCCGGAAACCCTCG agcTGTCGGAGAAGGCCAAGGCGGACCTGATGGAGTTCGAGATGCAGGACCGCCAGCGGAGAGAGGGCCGCTTCGGTGGcggctgggggaggggcggagggCGTGGCTACGGCCGAGGCAACCTCCAGGGCTTTGGCGGGCAGAACTTCAGAGGCAGAGGACGGATGAACGATCAGAGGAACCCGCTGATGGGACACATGGGCATGCAG CACTCTGCGCGGCTCCCGGCTCCCAtgcgcccccacccccaccacacgcaGGGGGGCTCCCGGGGGCAGATGTCCTTCCAGGAGCACCGGGGAGGGCCCCTGGGCCACTCGCCCAGCCTGCAGCCCCTCATGCCCCCCCACCTGGCCCACcggtcccctcctccccagcgCCCCCAGCTGGACTCCCTGCAGCAGCGCCTCTTGgtctcccccccgcccagctTTCCCCAGAATGCCCCGCCCCAGCCCccgccgggccccgccccccagtcCAAGAACATCCACATCAACCCCCACTTCAGAGGCCCCGCCTCCACGCCACCCGCCCAGCAGG caCCCTTGACACCGTCGGTCCAGATGCAGCCCAGACCGGGAGGTGCTCCTCAGAGGTTCCCA gggCCGGGAGACTTCCAGCAGACGGGGCCCTTCGGCCAGCCCCAGCGCCCCCCGCCCTTCCTGGAGCCCTTCAGGAGCCCTGTTGCACCTCCCCCGCAGGAGCGTGAGCCCTTCTTCATCGGAG AACCGAGGTTTCCGGGCCAGCCCATGTTCGACCAACAGATGACCAACATACTGCTGGGAGCCGGAGGCCCCCAGCCCTCCCATCGGCTCCCCCAGGAGCAGCAACCTCCGCCCCAGGGCCACGTGACCTTCGGCCAGCCGGCCCCTGTCTTCAACCAGACGGGTCCCGGGCCCCTGGGACTGTTCCAGAGGGAGCCCCCCAGGGCCGGCATTCCACCCCAGGGGCTTGGGGGCCTGAACCAGCATGGGGGCCCCCCCAACCAGCCCCGGCCCTTCATGGGACCCAGGCAGCCCTTCGGCCAGCAGCAGAACCAGAAcctcttcaccccccctccgtttggGATGCAG GGTGTCCTGCAGTTGCCTCACCATGACCACATGGCCTCCCATCCACCCCAGCACCACCAGTCACAACACCACCAgtcccagcaccaccaccaacagcagcagcagcagcaccaccaacagcagcagcagcagcagcacagacaagacctcccccctcaccaccaccaccacccacagcaccatcatcaacaacaacagcaacataatcatcaacagcaacagcatcaacaacagcagcatcatcaccaacagcagcaacaccaccagcagcagcagcagcagcagcatcagctaGCTCTGAGTGACCATCGTCCCATGATTCACCAGGGTCAGAACCCCTTCCAGGGCGGCCCCCGCCAGATGACGCCCCGCCACCAGAACCCCCCGCCGCGCAACGGCCCGCCCAGGCAGCACATG AACGCCCCCACTGGAAAACAACACATGCAGATCCTGCCGCAGCGCAACAGCAACCTGCGAGAGCTCCCCGTTGCCcctggcaacaacaacaacaacatcaccaccaccacctccgccggCAATTTCAACCGGCCCGGCGCCGTCCCTGGTTCCAACATCAGGCCAGTTGCCAGGGCGACGCCAGGGCCCCGACCGGCCGCCCCCGTCGGCCTGGGGAGGGGCAGGCCCCCCGTGGGGTTGGCAACGGGAGGAGACCCGCCTGCCACGGGCAGAACCGTGGTCCGGAAGGAGGTCCCACAG GACcccgaggaagacgaggagacgCGGCAGTACAGGATGAAGATCGAGGAGCAGAAATGTCTGAGGGAGCAGAtcctgaggaggaaggagatcAGGAGGCAGATGCAGGCGGGCGTCCGCAAGAAggagctcctggaccgcctCAACGCCCAGAGCCCCGCCCAGCTCCCCGGACCGAACCCCGACCAGGCCCCGGGTCAGAGCCAGGGTGTGATCCAGGGTCAGTACCAAGGCCCTCCGCAGCAGCAGATGGCCCCACCACAGCCCCAGAGACAGTTCCCtttcaagcagcagcagcagcagcagcagcagcagcagcagcaggtgcatGTGTCCCCCAACCAGGGCCCGGTCTTCCCCCCTCACCAGGGCCCAGGCTTCCCCCCAAACCCTGGCCAAGGCTTTCCCCCCAACGGTGTCCTGCAGGTCCCCCAGCTACGCACGCCGGTcaggccccgcctccagccTGGTATGGGCATCGCTGGGCCCAGCCCGCAGAGACAGATCCAACAGCAAcaagcaccaccaccccaacaGACGCCACAGAGGAGGAACAGCGCCCAGTCCTTCCAGCAGCCCCAGCCCCCTCAGAGGATCATGCCCATCCAGGGTGTGTCGTCTGTCGGACCCAGTCCACTCCAGTCCCTGGCTATGGGGCCTAAAGTAGGAGTGAAGAGAACAGTGATGCAGCGTAGCAGGAGTCTGGCCGAAGACGACCAACAGCTCCCAGAAAAG cATGGCCGGGGTACAGAGCCCCAAGGCATCCCCGAGCCCCTGACCATCCCGTCCCTCACACAGGGGGCCCACAGGAAAGTGATGCACGCCGGTGCCATGGCAATGCAGCCGGGCCGCGGGGGCGGAGCCAATAGG gtTCTGGTGGCGGGGCGTGGTCGAGCCAGGTGGGCTCCTGGTCGTGGGAGAGCCGCCCAAGGCCAGCAGGTGGCTGAGAGCCAGGCCTGCACCGTGTCCATCGAGGGCCTCTCCTCGTCTACCACCGACGCCCAGCTCAGAAACCTGCTGCACTCTATCGGACCCATTCAG ATGTTCAAGATGCTCCCCCATCAGAGGAAGGCCCTGGCCAAGTTCTCCAACCCCGAGCACGCATCCAGCTTCCAGAAGAGCTTCAACAG GCACATGATTGATTTGTCCCACATTGACGTGTCGTTGGTTGACGGATGA
- the rbm33a gene encoding RNA-binding protein 33 isoform X1, with the protein MAANGQGEDLPYQKPGAERSRRRRGEDDDDLDSDLEEDLLEEDWLSAKKNASEASDEELNDDLLQSDDEDIPHLSAQQVSLNATFSLGTAYSQQGQGDYADDVVDLGGKVFQEGAAEGEYVDEFSQGDQVDYGEEMNDGLQGEVLDLQITEPLDGEFQDEDEHYPAAYQQTGSPGGAGAQYHQGSPQEEGLQEPEEEERGVGEQESQEEEDLADSSHLLDQEEGENEMGEDTKEESDEEDEDDEGSGRLRFKSERKDATVVRVADAASKRRNIPETLELSEKAKADLMEFEMQDRQRREGRFGGGWGRGGGRGYGRGNLQGFGGQNFRGRGRMNDQRNPLMGHMGMQHSARLPAPMRPHPHHTQGGSRGQMSFQEHRGGPLGHSPSLQPLMPPHLAHRSPPPQRPQLDSLQQRLLVSPPPSFPQNAPPQPPPGPAPQSKNIHINPHFRGPASTPPAQQAPLTPSVQMQPRPGGAPQRFPGPGDFQQTGPFGQPQRPPPFLEPFRSPVAPPPQEREPFFIGEPRFPGQPMFDQQMTNILLGAGGPQPSHRLPQEQQPPPQGHVTFGQPAPVFNQTGPGPLGLFQREPPRAGIPPQGLGGLNQHGGPPNQPRPFMGPRQPFGQQQNQNLFTPPPFGMQGVLQLPHHDHMASHPPQHHQSQHHQSQHHHQQQQQQHHQQQQQQQHRQDLPPHHHHHPQHHHQQQQQHNHQQQQHQQQQHHHQQQQHHQQQQQQQHQLALSDHRPMIHQGQNPFQGGPRQMTPRHQNPPPRNGPPRQHMNAPTGKQHMQILPQRNSNLRELPVAPGNNNNNITTTTSAGNFNRPGAVPGSNIRPVARATPGPRPAAPVGLGRGRPPVGLATGGDPPATGRTVVRKEVPQDPEEDEETRQYRMKIEEQKCLREQILRRKEIRRQMQAGVRKKELLDRLNAQSPAQLPGPNPDQAPGQSQGVIQGQYQGPPQQQMAPPQPQRQFPFKQQQQQQQQQQQQVHVSPNQGPVFPPHQGPGFPPNPGQGFPPNGVLQVPQLRTPVRPRLQPGMGIAGPSPQRQIQQQQAPPPQQTPQRRNSAQSFQQPQPPQRIMPIQGVSSVGPSPLQSLAMGPKVGVKRTVMQRSRSLAEDDQQLPEKVRIVKLPGAHGRGTEPQGIPEPLTIPSLTQGAHRKVMHAGAMAMQPGRGGGANRVLVAGRGRARWAPGRGRAAQGQQVAESQACTVSIEGLSSSTTDAQLRNLLHSIGPIQMFKMLPHQRKALAKFSNPEHASSFQKSFNRHMIDLSHIDVSLVDG; encoded by the exons TGACCTGGAGGAGGACCTGCTGGAGGAAGACTGGCTTTCTGCCAAAAAG AATGCCTCTGAGGCGTCTGACGAGGAACTGAATGACGACCTTCTGCAAAGTGATGACGAGGACATTCCACACCTAAG CGCACAGCAGGTGAGTCTGAACGCTACCTTCAGTCTGGGGACGGCCTACAGCCAGCAGGGGCAGGGGGACTATGCCGATGACGTGGTTGACCTGGGGGGCAAGGTCTTCCAGGAGGGGGCCGCAGAGGGGGAGTACGTGGACGAGTTCAGCCAGGGCGACCAGGTGGACTACGGAGAGGAGATGAACGACGGCCTCCAGGGCGAAGTTCTGGACCTGCAGATCACCGAGCCCCTGGACGGGGAGTTCCAG GACGAGGACGAGCACTACCCTGCAGCCTACCAGCAGACGGGCTCTccgggcggggccggggcccaGTACCACCAGGGCTCCCCGCAAGAGGAGGGCCTCCAGGAgccggaagaggaggagagaggggtcgGAGAGCAGGAGTCTCAGGAAGAAGAGGACCTGGCTGATAGCTCCCACCTGCTGGACCAAGAGGAG GGCGAGAACGAGATGGGAGAAGATACTAAGGAGGAGtcagacgaggaggacgaggacgacgaaGGGTCTGGTCGTCTGCGCTTCAAGTCTGAGAGGAAGGACGCGACTGTGGTGCGGGTAGCGGACGCCGCGAGCAAGAGGAGAAACATCCCGGAAACCCTCG agcTGTCGGAGAAGGCCAAGGCGGACCTGATGGAGTTCGAGATGCAGGACCGCCAGCGGAGAGAGGGCCGCTTCGGTGGcggctgggggaggggcggagggCGTGGCTACGGCCGAGGCAACCTCCAGGGCTTTGGCGGGCAGAACTTCAGAGGCAGAGGACGGATGAACGATCAGAGGAACCCGCTGATGGGACACATGGGCATGCAG CACTCTGCGCGGCTCCCGGCTCCCAtgcgcccccacccccaccacacgcaGGGGGGCTCCCGGGGGCAGATGTCCTTCCAGGAGCACCGGGGAGGGCCCCTGGGCCACTCGCCCAGCCTGCAGCCCCTCATGCCCCCCCACCTGGCCCACcggtcccctcctccccagcgCCCCCAGCTGGACTCCCTGCAGCAGCGCCTCTTGgtctcccccccgcccagctTTCCCCAGAATGCCCCGCCCCAGCCCccgccgggccccgccccccagtcCAAGAACATCCACATCAACCCCCACTTCAGAGGCCCCGCCTCCACGCCACCCGCCCAGCAGG caCCCTTGACACCGTCGGTCCAGATGCAGCCCAGACCGGGAGGTGCTCCTCAGAGGTTCCCA gggCCGGGAGACTTCCAGCAGACGGGGCCCTTCGGCCAGCCCCAGCGCCCCCCGCCCTTCCTGGAGCCCTTCAGGAGCCCTGTTGCACCTCCCCCGCAGGAGCGTGAGCCCTTCTTCATCGGAG AACCGAGGTTTCCGGGCCAGCCCATGTTCGACCAACAGATGACCAACATACTGCTGGGAGCCGGAGGCCCCCAGCCCTCCCATCGGCTCCCCCAGGAGCAGCAACCTCCGCCCCAGGGCCACGTGACCTTCGGCCAGCCGGCCCCTGTCTTCAACCAGACGGGTCCCGGGCCCCTGGGACTGTTCCAGAGGGAGCCCCCCAGGGCCGGCATTCCACCCCAGGGGCTTGGGGGCCTGAACCAGCATGGGGGCCCCCCCAACCAGCCCCGGCCCTTCATGGGACCCAGGCAGCCCTTCGGCCAGCAGCAGAACCAGAAcctcttcaccccccctccgtttggGATGCAG GGTGTCCTGCAGTTGCCTCACCATGACCACATGGCCTCCCATCCACCCCAGCACCACCAGTCACAACACCACCAgtcccagcaccaccaccaacagcagcagcagcagcaccaccaacagcagcagcagcagcagcacagacaagacctcccccctcaccaccaccaccacccacagcaccatcatcaacaacaacagcaacataatcatcaacagcaacagcatcaacaacagcagcatcatcaccaacagcagcaacaccaccagcagcagcagcagcagcagcatcagctaGCTCTGAGTGACCATCGTCCCATGATTCACCAGGGTCAGAACCCCTTCCAGGGCGGCCCCCGCCAGATGACGCCCCGCCACCAGAACCCCCCGCCGCGCAACGGCCCGCCCAGGCAGCACATG AACGCCCCCACTGGAAAACAACACATGCAGATCCTGCCGCAGCGCAACAGCAACCTGCGAGAGCTCCCCGTTGCCcctggcaacaacaacaacaacatcaccaccaccacctccgccggCAATTTCAACCGGCCCGGCGCCGTCCCTGGTTCCAACATCAGGCCAGTTGCCAGGGCGACGCCAGGGCCCCGACCGGCCGCCCCCGTCGGCCTGGGGAGGGGCAGGCCCCCCGTGGGGTTGGCAACGGGAGGAGACCCGCCTGCCACGGGCAGAACCGTGGTCCGGAAGGAGGTCCCACAG GACcccgaggaagacgaggagacgCGGCAGTACAGGATGAAGATCGAGGAGCAGAAATGTCTGAGGGAGCAGAtcctgaggaggaaggagatcAGGAGGCAGATGCAGGCGGGCGTCCGCAAGAAggagctcctggaccgcctCAACGCCCAGAGCCCCGCCCAGCTCCCCGGACCGAACCCCGACCAGGCCCCGGGTCAGAGCCAGGGTGTGATCCAGGGTCAGTACCAAGGCCCTCCGCAGCAGCAGATGGCCCCACCACAGCCCCAGAGACAGTTCCCtttcaagcagcagcagcagcagcagcagcagcagcagcagcaggtgcatGTGTCCCCCAACCAGGGCCCGGTCTTCCCCCCTCACCAGGGCCCAGGCTTCCCCCCAAACCCTGGCCAAGGCTTTCCCCCCAACGGTGTCCTGCAGGTCCCCCAGCTACGCACGCCGGTcaggccccgcctccagccTGGTATGGGCATCGCTGGGCCCAGCCCGCAGAGACAGATCCAACAGCAAcaagcaccaccaccccaacaGACGCCACAGAGGAGGAACAGCGCCCAGTCCTTCCAGCAGCCCCAGCCCCCTCAGAGGATCATGCCCATCCAGGGTGTGTCGTCTGTCGGACCCAGTCCACTCCAGTCCCTGGCTATGGGGCCTAAAGTAGGAGTGAAGAGAACAGTGATGCAGCGTAGCAGGAGTCTGGCCGAAGACGACCAACAGCTCCCAGAAAAGGTCCGCATCGTCAAACTACCTGGAGCA cATGGCCGGGGTACAGAGCCCCAAGGCATCCCCGAGCCCCTGACCATCCCGTCCCTCACACAGGGGGCCCACAGGAAAGTGATGCACGCCGGTGCCATGGCAATGCAGCCGGGCCGCGGGGGCGGAGCCAATAGG gtTCTGGTGGCGGGGCGTGGTCGAGCCAGGTGGGCTCCTGGTCGTGGGAGAGCCGCCCAAGGCCAGCAGGTGGCTGAGAGCCAGGCCTGCACCGTGTCCATCGAGGGCCTCTCCTCGTCTACCACCGACGCCCAGCTCAGAAACCTGCTGCACTCTATCGGACCCATTCAG ATGTTCAAGATGCTCCCCCATCAGAGGAAGGCCCTGGCCAAGTTCTCCAACCCCGAGCACGCATCCAGCTTCCAGAAGAGCTTCAACAG GCACATGATTGATTTGTCCCACATTGACGTGTCGTTGGTTGACGGATGA